In the Malus domestica chromosome 16, GDT2T_hap1 genome, one interval contains:
- the LOC114823110 gene encoding pentatricopeptide repeat-containing protein At2g01860, with amino-acid sequence MGHSFHSMDSLLSATIPFLFPQSFARNGRRLVTVAQRSNTRTRLPKNLRYPRRTKLPPDLLGIDPFLNNTSTSTEPSSRTEEFEAAAADEEGKEDGVIAWESDEIEAISSLFQGRIPQKPGMLNRQRPFPLPLPHKLRPLGLPTPKKHVKVPPVCDQVYKNPNALVGLAREIRSLGADEDAGRVLNNWIQCLRKGSLSMTIRELGHMGLPERALQTFSWAQKQPQLFPDDRLLASTVEVLARHHELKLPFNLDKFASLASRGVIEAMARGFIKGGSLHLAWKLVLVAKNSGRKLDPGLYAKLILKLGKNPDKHRLVMTLLDELGEREDMNLSQQDCTAIMKVCIRLGKFEVVESVYDWFRQSGHDPSVVMYTTLIHSRYSQKKYREALALVWEMEASNCLFDFPAYRVAVKLFVALNDHPRAVRYFSKLKEAGFSPTYDVYLDMIKIYVVSGRLAKCRDVFKEVEIAGLKLDKETMSQLLQLEREKSECYPKPELQSRLPRLPPSQSKQKDILFEFNYNI; translated from the coding sequence ATGGGTCATAGTTTTCATTCAATGGATTCTCTATTGTCCGCTACAATTCCCTTTTTGTTCCCTCAAAGTTTTGCAAGAAATGGCCGCCGGCTGGTTACAGTGGCGCAGCGTTCTAACACTAGGACACGACTTCCCAAGAACCTTCGCTACCCGCGGCGCACCAAGCTTCCTCCGGACCTCCTTGGAATCGACCCCTTCTTGAACAACACAAGCACTTCCACAGAACCTTCATCTCGAACAGAAGAATTCGAGGCAGCAGCAGCAGATGAAGAAGGTAAAGAAGATGGCGTCATTGCGTGGGAATCAGATGAGATCGAAGCTATTTCATCCCTTTTCCAAGGGAGAATACCCCAGAAGCCCGGAATGCTGAATCGACAGAGGCCTTTCCCGCTCCCACTTCCTCACAAGCTTCGACCTTTGGGACTTCCCACGCCCAAGAAACATGTTAAGGTGCCGCCCGTATGCGACCAAGtctacaaaaaccctaatgcgCTTGTTGGGTTAGCAAGGGAAATCAGAAGCCTTGGAGCAGACGAAGACGCGGGACGAGTTCTGAACAATTGGATTCAGTGTCTTAGAAAAGGCTCTCTTTCCATGACAATTAGGGAATTGGGTCACATGGGTCTCCCTGAGAGAGCTCTGCAGACCTTCTCTTGGGCTCAGAAACAGCCTCAACTCTTCCCCGATGACCGCCTTTTGGCTTCAACGGTTGAGGTCCTGGCAAGGCACCACGAGCTTAAACTGCCTTTCAATTTGGACAAGTTTGCTAGTTTGGCAAGTCGTGGAGTGATTGAGGCAATGGCGAGAGGGTTCATTAAAGGAGGAAGCTTGCATCTAGCTTGGAAGCTTGTATTGGTAGCTAAGAATAGTGGAAGAAAGTTGGATCCGGGCTTATATGCTAAGCTGATACTCAAGCTTGGGAAGAACCCCGATAAGCACAGGCTTGTAATGACCTTACTCGACGAGCTTGGAGAAAGGGAAGACATGAATTTAAGTCAGCAGGATTGTACTGCTATTATGAAAGTGTGCATTAGGCTTGGGAAATTTGAAGTTGTGGAGAGTGTTTATGACTGGTTTAGACAATCTGGGCATGATCCAAGTGTCGTTATGTACACAACTCTGATTCATAGTCGCTATTCGCAGAAGAAATACAGGGAGGCTCTAGCTTTGGTTTGGGAAATGGAGGCTTCAAATTGTCTCTTTGATTTTCCAGCTTATCGTGTGGCAGTAAAGCTTTTTGTTGCCCTGAATGATCATCCAAGGGCAGTAAGATATTTCTCAAAGCTTAAGGAAGCAGGTTTCTCTCCAACATATGATGTATATTTAGACATGATTAAAATTTACGTGGTTTCTGGGAGGCTGGCTAAGTGCAGGGATGTATTCAAGGAGGTAGAAATAGCAGGATTGAAGTTAGATAAAGAAACAATGTCTCAGTTGTTGCaattagaaagagaaaaaag